Proteins encoded in a region of the Streptomyces sp. NBC_01298 genome:
- a CDS encoding winged helix-turn-helix transcriptional regulator → MKTSYSGSPEDADLRRVDSLAREIFSDVANKWALLIIEALGERTLRFTEVRGEIEGISHKMLTQNLRMLERYGLIERTVHPVVPPRVEYALTDPGRDLRVTIAGLCDWTHRYLGHIEASRQRFDG, encoded by the coding sequence ATGAAGACCAGCTACAGCGGCTCGCCCGAGGACGCCGACCTCAGGCGCGTGGACTCCCTGGCGCGGGAGATCTTCTCGGACGTCGCCAACAAATGGGCGCTCCTGATCATCGAGGCGCTGGGGGAGCGCACCCTGCGCTTCACCGAGGTGCGGGGCGAGATCGAGGGCATCAGCCACAAGATGCTCACCCAGAACCTGCGCATGCTCGAGCGCTACGGCTTGATCGAGCGCACGGTCCACCCCGTCGTGCCGCCGCGCGTCGAGTACGCCCTCACCGACCCGGGCCGGGACCTGCGGGTGACGATCGCCGGACTGTGCGACTGGACCCACCGGTACCTCGGCCACATC
- a CDS encoding PP2C family protein-serine/threonine phosphatase, which produces MSEQGGPGGPEARLRSMEEALEQIGTSPDERQTCRELAGFLLRTLSDAAAVDLIRPGARTERVAVAGATALLDGSAADGAPLVRALDRDHPLETWTAGTGAARTYAASVPLMARGELYGRILTVRARAHYGDHELATLHFAARLTAIHLGHARRLAATERTALDLQRALVAEPGRPHPNLEIASRYLPVGARALVGGDWFETIRLHFGRTLLAVGDVMGHGLEAAVDMNAYRSVLREVASTDLAPHRVLRQLDSLSASDDTRRPATCLLVRIDPARGMALYASAGHLPPALFTGDGTGELLDVPVGPPLGTGAGGYEALARPFTADQTLLLYTDGLVERRSEDIDTSLARLAALRLASWTPLPEVVDAVCAGLDAQHAEDDVAVLAARLRHRPA; this is translated from the coding sequence GTGTCGGAACAGGGCGGACCGGGCGGTCCGGAGGCGCGGCTGCGCTCCATGGAGGAGGCCCTGGAGCAGATCGGAACCTCCCCCGACGAGCGGCAGACATGCCGGGAACTGGCCGGATTCCTGCTCCGCACCCTGTCCGACGCCGCGGCGGTGGACCTGATCCGCCCCGGCGCCCGTACCGAGCGCGTGGCCGTGGCCGGCGCGACGGCCCTCCTGGACGGTTCCGCCGCCGACGGCGCGCCGCTGGTCCGGGCCCTGGACCGGGACCATCCCCTGGAAACGTGGACCGCCGGAACCGGGGCCGCCCGCACCTACGCCGCCTCGGTCCCCCTGATGGCCCGGGGCGAGCTGTACGGCAGGATCCTGACCGTCCGCGCGCGGGCGCACTACGGGGACCACGAGCTGGCGACCCTGCACTTCGCCGCGCGCCTGACCGCCATCCACCTCGGTCACGCCCGGCGCCTCGCGGCGACCGAGAGGACCGCACTGGACCTGCAACGCGCCCTGGTCGCGGAACCCGGCCGGCCCCACCCCAACCTGGAGATCGCCAGCCGCTACCTGCCCGTCGGGGCCCGCGCGCTGGTCGGCGGCGACTGGTTCGAGACGATCCGCCTGCACTTCGGCCGTACCCTCCTCGCCGTCGGGGACGTGATGGGGCACGGCCTGGAGGCCGCGGTCGACATGAACGCGTACCGCTCCGTGCTGCGCGAGGTCGCCTCCACCGACCTCGCCCCGCACCGGGTGCTGCGCCAACTCGACTCCCTGTCCGCGTCGGACGACACCCGCAGGCCCGCGACCTGCCTGCTCGTCCGCATCGACCCGGCCCGGGGCATGGCCCTCTACGCCAGCGCGGGGCACCTGCCGCCCGCCCTCTTCACCGGCGACGGCACGGGCGAACTCCTGGATGTCCCGGTCGGCCCGCCCCTGGGCACCGGCGCCGGCGGCTACGAGGCCCTGGCCCGGCCGTTCACGGCCGACCAGACCCTGCTCCTGTACACGGACGGCCTGGTGGAACGGCGCAGCGAGGACATCGACACCTCCCTGGCCCGGCTAGCGGCCCTGCGCCTGGCCTCCTGGACGCCCCTCCCGGAGGTGGTCGACGCGGTCTGCGCCGGCCTGGACGCTCAACACGCCGAGGACGACGTAGCCGTACTGGCCGCACGCCTGCGCCATCGACCCGCCTAG
- a CDS encoding NACHT domain-containing protein: MSQTELARVLNRSDSAVSMLLNGQRAKAPQPDEILPIVHHCRSRAGAHPPPGLILDTAWWRARLAELQETTEGHRRRQPRHAQEQLPIELPEAVPFDFESAFAVLAGRRDGFESMEADILEPLSLLGARPGALLRLFEGFGVRVRACNGIARTALLCAADIVLLVSAFCDAVGRLGAERDPEAMAQADLRTQVLEELGRVALGSTRVRYPSELRAEIAAAYTACADLMAFGGFSGASHEELAHLALRRYETLHASVTWDCPELRLTSETYDPDEEAEGQQVTADRVGLMELGLLLSEFTPTAPPTARQRELLRAPISAADGSGPVIPSLAAGYVNPAFRVAGHPADWQLAVDTWWEGRPLREDIAGFLAAHLLSHQATQTPLLVLGHPGSGKSLLMKLVAARLPQSEFACLHVELRHVRAELDLQEQLEGALFRSTGQRAPWPDAMPSGLALRVVLLDGLDELIQAGADRLDMSSQWRYLKRIEQLQQREYELGRPVVFIVTSRTVVADQVLTPTASTVLRIEPFDDARIVCWLEVWQATNRRYFAAHDLQPLTWDVVRPYRELARHSLLLLMLALYDATGNPLRGLGGRDIRRVDLYERLLKEFVRRQVVKHDGPLPPSAETEAVKTELRRLGVIAIGMFNRRKQSLSADEADSDLGGLLGEAGSALLFGRFFFVHEAQALVSEERLRSYEFLHATFGEYLVARLVCDELERTRAAAEPDVAAVCHDAVLRSLLSFVPLSDRAQVLDNLRELAGPAGPRRHSGLAGLLRTLFHKDDRTGDGPADLAYRPADRRRTERDAVYEANLLLLALVVEDGVRASEFLVVTDPVDRWWRCAQFWRSQLSEASWESFARSVSVDTTATTGAAGTDTGDLRLSLRGTTGLADDVPLILRSTVIGPAAFHDARGVDAGDLTRRLSPLVDTDVQHVLHALAPLLRSLPSTLNTYRVDKEQRPVSAAHALMGLLCGKPGQPLAAHYADVLEVLRHLPEPERPPVAGLLVRHLVHDADRLPDDIVRPLLVEVIRSGAGDDAPLWGGLWPVLEEYVLRMSAVPATKNPKQEEAERKALVGHLRGYGALFHGPRERLEQILREAGSTPIWAVGAWGPGNAALEHGRALFEALPSDQQEPRLLIGLLRLAHELGQQDWLSTHTEPLLLALRPADVLRMRASDADVLLPFVQDAGLLGSFERIREIWRGPAAGGRAVLD, from the coding sequence GTGTCGCAGACGGAGCTCGCGCGGGTACTGAACCGGAGCGACTCGGCGGTCTCCATGCTCCTGAACGGTCAGCGCGCCAAAGCACCCCAACCGGACGAGATCCTGCCGATCGTGCACCACTGCCGCAGCAGGGCGGGCGCCCATCCCCCGCCCGGCCTCATCCTGGACACGGCGTGGTGGCGCGCACGCCTCGCCGAACTGCAGGAGACGACAGAGGGGCACCGGCGCCGGCAGCCGAGGCATGCCCAGGAGCAGTTACCCATCGAGCTGCCCGAGGCCGTCCCGTTCGACTTCGAATCCGCCTTCGCGGTCTTGGCTGGCCGACGTGACGGTTTCGAGAGCATGGAAGCGGACATCCTGGAACCACTCAGCCTGCTCGGTGCACGACCCGGCGCACTGCTGCGGCTCTTCGAGGGGTTCGGGGTCCGGGTCCGTGCCTGCAACGGCATCGCAAGGACGGCGCTGCTGTGCGCGGCGGACATCGTCCTCCTGGTGAGCGCCTTCTGCGACGCGGTCGGGCGCCTCGGGGCCGAACGCGACCCCGAGGCGATGGCACAGGCAGACCTGCGGACCCAAGTACTCGAAGAGCTGGGACGGGTGGCGCTCGGCTCCACCCGCGTCCGGTACCCCTCCGAGCTTCGTGCCGAGATCGCGGCGGCCTACACGGCCTGCGCCGACCTCATGGCCTTCGGCGGTTTCAGTGGGGCGTCCCACGAGGAACTCGCACATCTGGCCCTGCGCCGCTACGAGACCTTGCACGCCTCGGTCACATGGGACTGCCCGGAGCTGCGCCTCACCTCCGAGACGTACGATCCCGACGAGGAGGCGGAGGGGCAGCAGGTGACAGCGGATCGGGTCGGCCTCATGGAACTGGGGCTGCTCCTGTCGGAGTTCACACCAACCGCTCCGCCCACCGCCCGCCAACGGGAACTGCTCCGGGCCCCGATCTCCGCCGCCGACGGGTCGGGGCCGGTGATCCCCTCCCTGGCGGCCGGCTATGTGAACCCGGCCTTCCGCGTGGCCGGACACCCGGCCGACTGGCAGCTGGCCGTCGATACCTGGTGGGAAGGCCGACCCCTCAGAGAGGACATCGCGGGATTCCTCGCCGCACACCTCCTCAGCCACCAGGCCACGCAGACACCCCTATTGGTCCTCGGCCACCCGGGTTCGGGCAAGTCACTGCTCATGAAGCTCGTGGCGGCCCGCTTGCCGCAATCGGAGTTCGCCTGTCTGCACGTCGAGCTCCGGCACGTTCGCGCCGAGCTCGACCTTCAGGAACAACTCGAAGGGGCCCTGTTCAGGTCGACAGGGCAGCGGGCCCCCTGGCCGGACGCGATGCCCTCCGGGCTCGCCCTCCGAGTCGTCCTGCTGGACGGACTGGACGAGCTGATCCAGGCGGGCGCGGACAGGCTCGACATGAGCAGCCAATGGCGCTACTTGAAGCGCATCGAGCAACTCCAGCAGCGCGAATACGAGCTGGGCCGGCCGGTCGTCTTCATCGTGACGAGCCGAACCGTGGTAGCCGATCAGGTACTGACCCCCACAGCCTCCACCGTCCTGCGCATCGAACCCTTCGACGACGCCCGCATCGTCTGCTGGCTGGAGGTCTGGCAGGCAACGAACCGGAGGTACTTCGCCGCGCACGACCTACAGCCACTCACGTGGGACGTCGTGCGCCCGTACCGGGAACTCGCACGCCATTCTCTGCTCCTGCTCATGCTCGCGCTGTACGACGCGACCGGCAATCCGTTGCGAGGACTGGGCGGCCGGGACATCCGCCGCGTCGATCTGTACGAGCGGCTCCTGAAGGAGTTCGTCCGGCGCCAAGTCGTCAAACACGACGGCCCTCTGCCTCCTTCCGCCGAGACGGAGGCGGTCAAGACCGAGCTCCGGCGTCTGGGGGTGATCGCCATCGGAATGTTCAACCGCCGCAAACAGAGCCTGAGCGCGGACGAGGCGGACAGCGACCTCGGCGGTCTGCTCGGAGAAGCCGGCTCCGCCCTGCTGTTCGGCCGGTTCTTCTTCGTGCACGAGGCACAGGCGCTGGTCTCGGAGGAACGCCTTCGCTCATACGAGTTCCTGCACGCAACCTTCGGTGAGTACCTGGTCGCCCGGCTGGTCTGCGACGAGCTGGAACGGACACGTGCGGCGGCTGAACCGGACGTGGCGGCGGTGTGCCACGACGCGGTTCTGAGATCCCTCCTGTCGTTCGTCCCGCTCAGCGACCGCGCTCAGGTCCTCGACAATCTGCGCGAGCTGGCCGGACCGGCGGGACCTCGTCGGCACAGCGGCCTGGCAGGACTCCTGCGGACCCTGTTCCACAAGGACGACCGGACCGGTGACGGGCCGGCTGACCTCGCCTACCGCCCAGCCGATCGCAGGCGCACCGAGAGGGACGCGGTCTACGAGGCGAATCTCCTCCTGCTCGCTCTCGTCGTCGAAGACGGAGTCCGGGCCTCGGAGTTCCTGGTCGTCACGGATCCCGTCGACCGGTGGTGGCGCTGCGCGCAGTTCTGGCGTTCCCAGTTGAGCGAGGCGTCCTGGGAGTCGTTCGCCCGTTCCGTGTCCGTGGACACGACGGCCACCACCGGGGCCGCCGGAACGGACACGGGAGACCTGCGGCTCTCCCTTCGAGGGACCACCGGGCTCGCGGACGACGTGCCTTTGATCCTGCGCAGCACGGTGATCGGGCCGGCCGCGTTCCACGATGCGCGAGGGGTGGACGCCGGTGATCTCACCAGGCGGCTGTCCCCCCTCGTCGACACGGACGTGCAGCACGTACTCCACGCTCTGGCTCCTCTCCTGCGGAGCTTGCCGAGCACCCTGAACACCTACCGGGTCGACAAGGAGCAACGGCCCGTGTCGGCTGCGCATGCCCTCATGGGTCTCCTGTGCGGGAAACCGGGGCAGCCGCTCGCCGCACACTATGCGGACGTCCTGGAAGTACTGCGTCACCTGCCCGAGCCCGAGCGCCCGCCCGTCGCGGGTCTCCTCGTGCGGCACCTGGTCCACGACGCCGACCGGCTGCCCGACGACATCGTTCGGCCCCTCCTCGTAGAGGTGATCCGGTCAGGCGCAGGCGACGACGCTCCTCTGTGGGGAGGCCTCTGGCCCGTGCTCGAGGAGTACGTGCTCCGCATGTCGGCCGTGCCGGCCACGAAGAACCCGAAGCAGGAGGAAGCCGAGCGCAAGGCACTGGTCGGCCATCTCCGCGGTTACGGGGCGCTGTTCCACGGACCGCGGGAACGCCTGGAGCAGATCCTGAGGGAGGCGGGGAGCACCCCGATCTGGGCGGTGGGGGCATGGGGGCCGGGGAACGCGGCGCTGGAGCACGGGCGGGCGCTGTTCGAGGCGCTGCCCTCGGACCAGCAGGAGCCGAGGCTGCTCATCGGGCTGCTACGGCTGGCTCACGAACTGGGTCAACAGGACTGGCTCTCCACGCATACCGAGCCCCTCCTGCTGGCGCTACGGCCGGCGGACGTTCTGCGCATGCGCGCCAGCGACGCCGACGTTCTGCTCCCCTTCGTACAGGACGCCGGGCTGCTGGGGTCGTTCGAGAGGATTCGGGAAATCTGGCGTGGTCCCGCCGCGGGCGGCAGGGCGGTCCTGGACTAG